In Pseudomonadota bacterium, a single window of DNA contains:
- a CDS encoding TRAP transporter small permease: MKYLEKFEGYLNKIMLILGGISVLLLMAIATINVTLRIFHIPFRGAYEIVSFLGAIVIAFALGYTQRTKSNILVDILTEKFPKKVNRVLDGINYFITMIFFAVISWQTYLWGMKIWESHEVSETLKIIYHPFIFSVSLGFAVLSFTLLLDFFRTLLTAEEK; the protein is encoded by the coding sequence ATGAAGTATCTTGAAAAGTTTGAAGGTTACCTCAATAAAATCATGCTGATTTTGGGTGGTATATCGGTACTTTTACTCATGGCTATTGCCACAATCAATGTCACTTTAAGAATATTCCATATCCCTTTTAGAGGTGCTTATGAGATAGTCTCCTTTTTGGGTGCCATTGTAATTGCCTTTGCCCTGGGTTACACACAGAGAACAAAATCCAACATCCTTGTAGATATACTGACAGAGAAGTTCCCAAAAAAGGTAAACAGGGTGCTTGATGGGATAAACTACTTTATCACTATGATATTTTTTGCTGTAATTTCATGGCAGACATACCTGTGGGGAATGAAAATATGGGAATCTCATGAGGTCTCAGAAACCCTAAAAATCATTTACCACCCATTTATATTCAGCGTGTCCCTTGGGTTTGCTGTATTATCCTTTACCCTTTTGCTTGATTTTTTTAGAACATTGTTGACTGCAGAGGAGAAATAG